The following proteins are co-located in the Bombus pyrosoma isolate SC7728 linkage group LG12, ASM1482585v1, whole genome shotgun sequence genome:
- the LOC122573761 gene encoding sodium/bile acid cotransporter 7-like isoform X1, which produces MRKDYVQDVQPKKRQNELLYRYGYFLSMLLCMMLASLKPHFGKTNGILNGNIIIRYFAVPLTYLEAGLLCDPKTLYLTLSNGSLLIFTMTFIYILMPFLMRVGVCLLTYANVNVWLLKGMEVLYCMPPPFNTSFVLCRLAQADLSTSIVITLVSHFGGLFISPILLYFVLGASTPPLVGVNVKETIYSTIVPLIIGIAIQIVILKYDVCFKIKSPWFSQGLLLATAYHWFCDAVLVDASSLQATDVLLCVLLACVGQLFVSCLCWILCSRWLPRNILLAALFTSTHKSVGLGSWVLRGAYHGSAHGPAVNLPLSVLPVAQLLLGSLLASWLSP; this is translated from the exons ATGCGAAAAGATTATGTACAGGATGTTCAACCAAAGAAAAGGCAGAACGAACTTTTATATAGATATGGATATTTTCTATCAATGCTTTTATGTATGATGCTTGCCTCACTTAAGCCACATTTTGGTAAAACAAATG GTATTCtgaatggaaatattattattcgatattttgctGTTCCTTTAACGTACTTAGAAGCAGGCCTATTATGTGATCCAAAAACactttatttaacattaagcAATGGTTCTctgttaatatttacaatgactttcatatatattttaatgccCTTCCTGATGAGAGTTGGAGTATGTTTATTGACTTATGCCAATGTCAATGTGTGGTTATTAAAAGGAATGgaa GTACTTTACTGTATGCCACCTCCATTTAATACAAGTTTTGTTTTGTGTCGATTGGCACAAGCAGATTTGTCAACAAGCATTGTGATTACTTTAGTATCTCATTTTGGAGGATTATTTATATCtcctatattattatactttgtg tTAGGGGCATCTACACCTCCTTTAGTTGGTGTGAATGTAAAGGAAACCATTTATAGTACAATTGTACCATTAATTATTGGTATTGCAATTCAAATTGTGATCTTAAAGTATGAtgtttgtttcaaaattaagTCACCTTGGTTTTCTCAAGGGCTATTATTAGCTACAGCATATCATTGGTTTTGTGATGCTGTATTGGTAGACGCATCATCTTTGCAAGCTACTGATGTGTTATTATGCGTATTACTTG CTTGCGTGGGACAACTATTTGTTAGCTGCTTGTGTTGGATTTTGTGCTCTCGGTGGTTACCTCGGAATATCTTGCTAGCTGCACTTTTTACAAGTACTCACAAATCAGTTGGCCTTGGAAGCTGGGTTTTACGTGGTGCTTACCATGGTTCAGCCCATGGTCCTGCAGTGAATTTACCATTGTCTGTACTACCAGTTGCACAATTGCTGTTAGGTAGTTTATTAGCTAGTTGGTTGTCTCCATAA
- the LOC122573761 gene encoding sodium/bile acid cotransporter 7-like isoform X2 → MRKDYVQDVQPKKRQNELLYRYGYFLSMLLCMMLASLKPHFGILNGNIIIRYFAVPLTYLEAGLLCDPKTLYLTLSNGSLLIFTMTFIYILMPFLMRVGVCLLTYANVNVWLLKGMEVLYCMPPPFNTSFVLCRLAQADLSTSIVITLVSHFGGLFISPILLYFVLGASTPPLVGVNVKETIYSTIVPLIIGIAIQIVILKYDVCFKIKSPWFSQGLLLATAYHWFCDAVLVDASSLQATDVLLCVLLACVGQLFVSCLCWILCSRWLPRNILLAALFTSTHKSVGLGSWVLRGAYHGSAHGPAVNLPLSVLPVAQLLLGSLLASWLSP, encoded by the exons ATGCGAAAAGATTATGTACAGGATGTTCAACCAAAGAAAAGGCAGAACGAACTTTTATATAGATATGGATATTTTCTATCAATGCTTTTATGTATGATGCTTGCCTCACTTAAGCCACATTTTG GTATTCtgaatggaaatattattattcgatattttgctGTTCCTTTAACGTACTTAGAAGCAGGCCTATTATGTGATCCAAAAACactttatttaacattaagcAATGGTTCTctgttaatatttacaatgactttcatatatattttaatgccCTTCCTGATGAGAGTTGGAGTATGTTTATTGACTTATGCCAATGTCAATGTGTGGTTATTAAAAGGAATGgaa GTACTTTACTGTATGCCACCTCCATTTAATACAAGTTTTGTTTTGTGTCGATTGGCACAAGCAGATTTGTCAACAAGCATTGTGATTACTTTAGTATCTCATTTTGGAGGATTATTTATATCtcctatattattatactttgtg tTAGGGGCATCTACACCTCCTTTAGTTGGTGTGAATGTAAAGGAAACCATTTATAGTACAATTGTACCATTAATTATTGGTATTGCAATTCAAATTGTGATCTTAAAGTATGAtgtttgtttcaaaattaagTCACCTTGGTTTTCTCAAGGGCTATTATTAGCTACAGCATATCATTGGTTTTGTGATGCTGTATTGGTAGACGCATCATCTTTGCAAGCTACTGATGTGTTATTATGCGTATTACTTG CTTGCGTGGGACAACTATTTGTTAGCTGCTTGTGTTGGATTTTGTGCTCTCGGTGGTTACCTCGGAATATCTTGCTAGCTGCACTTTTTACAAGTACTCACAAATCAGTTGGCCTTGGAAGCTGGGTTTTACGTGGTGCTTACCATGGTTCAGCCCATGGTCCTGCAGTGAATTTACCATTGTCTGTACTACCAGTTGCACAATTGCTGTTAGGTAGTTTATTAGCTAGTTGGTTGTCTCCATAA
- the LOC122573747 gene encoding RNA-binding protein 26 isoform X2: MIIENPDQFKAWLTAVLEPLCDADPAALAKYVYALVKKDKTLEELRGGMVEQLDVFLQQETKNFVELLFKTLETQEYVLPPPKSDPDGGGTPPGVNPPPPALTTDKVTESTIAITSMNTNPPAPLQMNGSAPMAIGKRETRKSDSDKVDKEKEKRSRSRGRMRSRTRSRSRSWERDRRRSRSREHIRRDRERDRSRPWRNESPPNTRRHDRRRSRSRSTSPIRPRIRDGPDNRDHRARFRNRSPTPLRSRSRSRSLDRKKIDRSERMEVDRTERIDGSPGGGTPTQDSNHGDVDMRLSTTSQSIQSVVAVASSVPNNQPGFQAKRRCRDFDEKGYCMRGDLCPYDHGTDPVVLEDVALSRVLTFGPHSAQAPGTVPVTAVPEPPPGPNGNAPPQHLPLASLPPPHLRNQHHSDMDAFAEYNPDAPSMEPRMPWGRHPQPGPGIYGRGRRELISVPVIPHTNSSEIPHTQTNPLKRKQAFDFNRLGPKQRVVHNPANCSLELKKVPRSLNNITQLNNHFSKFGKIVNIQVNFGGDPEGALVTFQLPAEAKAAYRSTEAVLNNRFIKVFWHNNVNNNAAGGAIENVPPGCRPSVKERLGAAVTAPAKTEENEYIPTRRSTEEQVSQTLVPTSPKTTTVPTREDKVLAIKKTQEILAAKETLKKKQEEKRKEALKLTADLRKRKQELLDKHLIEIRALIDKAEKNPEQKDAIMATIKTMQQSIDNLRKDLAANGQIGGNKTQIKSREQTQKEILDAELDLMTAQQEGQDAGELQKRLNELRAQAAALGLNAGPTAGRGTRSSRVIRGSHAISYRGRGRGSFAHVSVDHRPTSLLVSGYETEEKAEVLAHFQQFGEIVNQIVDDATPSIVINFKSRKEAEIALVKGRTFQDRLLSITWVSGHHLHRGGGGTNANASVQLSSRSEQAPPPTDEDIDLEGNAEALLLEENEEEEDEDGESRSWRR; the protein is encoded by the exons ATGATAATAGAGAATCCGGATCAATTCAAGGCGTGGCTCACTGCCGTCTTGGAACCACT TTGTGATGCAGATCCTGCTGCATTagcaaaatatgtatatgctcTCGTTAAGAAGGACAAAACACTGGAAGAGTTGCGAGGTGGAATGGTTGAACAGCTCGATGTATTTCTGCAGCAAG aaacaaaaaattttgtggaattgttatttaaaacattagaGACTCAAGAATATGTACTTCCGCCTCCAAAAAGTGATCCAGATGGTGGTGGGACACCACCAGGTGTAAATCCACCACCTCCAGCATTAACTACAGATAAAGTAACTGAAAGTACAATTGCAATTACTTCTATGAATACAAATCCCCCTGCTCCACTTCAAATGAATGGATCTGCACCTATGGCAATAGGTAAACGTGAAACTAGAAAATCAGACTCTGATAAAGTTGacaaagagaaggaaaaacgtTCTAGGAGTCG CGGTCGGATGAGGTCCCGAACAAGGTCACGTTCGCGTTCATGGGAGAGAGATAGACGTAGATCAAGAAGCAGGGAACATATTCGTCGTGATCGAGAACGCGACAGGAGTCGGCCATGGAGAAACGAATCGCCACCAAATACACGACGACATGACAGGAG acgAAGCAGAAGTCGTAGCACATCACCAATACGCCCAAGAATACGAGATGGTCCTGATAATCGTGATCATAGAGCGCGATTTAGAAATCGATCTCCGACACCACTCCGATCTAGATCCCGATCAAGATCATTAGATCGCAAAAAGATAGATCGCTCTGAAAGGATGGAAGTGGATAGAACAGAAAGAATTGACGGGAGTCCTGGTGGAGGTACTCCAACACAGGATAGCAATCATGGTGACGTAGACATGAGGTTGTCGACTACTAGTCAATCAATTCAAAGCGTCGTTGCCGTCGCTTCTAGTGTTCCAAATAACCAACCAGGTTTTCAAGCCAAGAGGAGGTGCAGGGATTTTGATG AAAAAGGTTACTGTATGAGAGGTGATCTCTGTCCCTATGATCATGGTACAGATCCTGTTGTATTAGAAGATGTAGCTCTAAGTCGTGTTCTGACCTTTGGCCCACATAGTGCTCAAGCACCAGGAACAGTACCTGTAACAGCAGTACCAGAACCACCTCCAGGACCTAATGGAAATGCTCCACCACAACACCTCCCTCTTGCAAGTTTACCTCCTCCACATTTAAGGAATCAACATCATTCTGATATGg ATGCTTTTGCGGAATACAATCCAGATGCACCAAGTATGGAGCCGCGAATGCCATGGGGTAGACATCCTCAACCTGGACCTGGAATTTATGGGAGGGGTCGACGGGAACTGATCAGTGTGCCAGTAATTCCACATACAAACTCGTCTGAGATACCACATACTCAAACAAATCCGTTAAAACGTAAACAAGCATTCGATTTTAATCGTCTTGGACCAAAACAACGAGTGGTACATAATCCAGCTAATTGTTCTctggaattaaaaaaagttcCACGTAGCCTGAACAACATAACCCAGTtgaataatcatttttcaaaatttggtaaaattgtaaatatccAAGTTAATTTCGGCGGAGATCCTGAGGGAGCGTTGGTTACCTTCCAGCTACCAGCTGAAGCAAAGGCTGCATACAGAAGTACGGAGGCTGTGTTGAATAATAGATTTATCAAAGTTTTTTGGCATAACAATGTTAACAACAATGCAGCTGGTGGTGCTATTGAGAACGTACCACCAG GATGCCGTCCCTCTGTCAAAGAACGATTAGGTGCTGCTGTAACTGCGCCAGCAAAAActgaagaaaatgaatatattccCACTCGTCGTTCAACCGAAGAACAAGTCTCACAGACTTTGGTTCCAACATCGCCAAAAACCACCACTGTTCCTACGCGAGAAGACAAAGTTCTTGCAATAAAAAAGACACAAGAAATATTAGCCGCTAAGGAAAcgttaaagaaaaaacagGAAGAGAAACGTAAAGAGGCATTAAAATTAACTGCTGATTTGcgtaaaagaaaacaagaactATTAGATAAgcatttaatagaaattcgaGCTTTGATTGACAAAGCTGAAAAGAATCCAGAACAAAAAGATGCAATTATGGCAACAATCAAAACGATGCAACAATCTATTGATAATTTACGTAAAGATTTGGCTGCAAACGGCCAAATAGGTGGTAACAAAACGCAAATCAAATCTAGAGAACAAACCCAAAAAGAGATCTTAGACGCAGAATTAGATTTAATGACTGCGCAACAGGAAGGACAAGATGCTGGAGAATTGCAAAAGAGATTAAATGAATTGCGAGCACAAGCTGCTGCATTAGGTTTAAATGCAGGGCCAACTGCTGGTCGAGGTACAAGATCTAGTAGAGTTATACGAGGTAGTCATGCAATATCATATAGGGGACGCGGCAGAGGAAGTTTTGCCCATGTTTCAGTAGATCATAGACCTACAAGTCTTCTAGTCTCTGGTTACGAAACCGAAGAAAAGGCTGAAGTTTTAGCACATTTTCAA CAATTTGGAGAGATAGTAAATCAAATAGTAGATGACGCAACGCCTTCGATtgtaatcaattttaaatcaaGAAAAGAAGCTGAGATAGCTTTAGTAAAAGGACGCACATTTCAGGATAGATTATTGTCTATAACTTGGGTCTCTGGACATCACCTACATCGTGGCGGTGGTGGTACAAATGCAAATGCGTCTGTACAACTTTCTTCGCGTTCTGAACAAGCACCACCACCCACCGATGAAGATATTGACTTAGAA GGTAACGCTGAGGCATTACTTctcgaagaaaacgaagaagaagaagacgaagatgGTGAGTCGCGAAGCTGGCGGCGATAG
- the LOC122573747 gene encoding RNA-binding protein 26 isoform X1, translated as MIIENPDQFKAWLTAVLEPLCDADPAALAKYVYALVKKDKTLEELRGGMVEQLDVFLQQETKNFVELLFKTLETQEYVLPPPKSDPDGGGTPPGVNPPPPALTTDKVTESTIAITSMNTNPPAPLQMNGSAPMAIGKRETRKSDSDKVDKEKEKRSRSRSGRMRSRTRSRSRSWERDRRRSRSREHIRRDRERDRSRPWRNESPPNTRRHDRRRSRSRSTSPIRPRIRDGPDNRDHRARFRNRSPTPLRSRSRSRSLDRKKIDRSERMEVDRTERIDGSPGGGTPTQDSNHGDVDMRLSTTSQSIQSVVAVASSVPNNQPGFQAKRRCRDFDEKGYCMRGDLCPYDHGTDPVVLEDVALSRVLTFGPHSAQAPGTVPVTAVPEPPPGPNGNAPPQHLPLASLPPPHLRNQHHSDMDAFAEYNPDAPSMEPRMPWGRHPQPGPGIYGRGRRELISVPVIPHTNSSEIPHTQTNPLKRKQAFDFNRLGPKQRVVHNPANCSLELKKVPRSLNNITQLNNHFSKFGKIVNIQVNFGGDPEGALVTFQLPAEAKAAYRSTEAVLNNRFIKVFWHNNVNNNAAGGAIENVPPGCRPSVKERLGAAVTAPAKTEENEYIPTRRSTEEQVSQTLVPTSPKTTTVPTREDKVLAIKKTQEILAAKETLKKKQEEKRKEALKLTADLRKRKQELLDKHLIEIRALIDKAEKNPEQKDAIMATIKTMQQSIDNLRKDLAANGQIGGNKTQIKSREQTQKEILDAELDLMTAQQEGQDAGELQKRLNELRAQAAALGLNAGPTAGRGTRSSRVIRGSHAISYRGRGRGSFAHVSVDHRPTSLLVSGYETEEKAEVLAHFQQFGEIVNQIVDDATPSIVINFKSRKEAEIALVKGRTFQDRLLSITWVSGHHLHRGGGGTNANASVQLSSRSEQAPPPTDEDIDLEGNAEALLLEENEEEEDEDGESRSWRR; from the exons ATGATAATAGAGAATCCGGATCAATTCAAGGCGTGGCTCACTGCCGTCTTGGAACCACT TTGTGATGCAGATCCTGCTGCATTagcaaaatatgtatatgctcTCGTTAAGAAGGACAAAACACTGGAAGAGTTGCGAGGTGGAATGGTTGAACAGCTCGATGTATTTCTGCAGCAAG aaacaaaaaattttgtggaattgttatttaaaacattagaGACTCAAGAATATGTACTTCCGCCTCCAAAAAGTGATCCAGATGGTGGTGGGACACCACCAGGTGTAAATCCACCACCTCCAGCATTAACTACAGATAAAGTAACTGAAAGTACAATTGCAATTACTTCTATGAATACAAATCCCCCTGCTCCACTTCAAATGAATGGATCTGCACCTATGGCAATAGGTAAACGTGAAACTAGAAAATCAGACTCTGATAAAGTTGacaaagagaaggaaaaacgtTCTAGGAGTCG aaGCGGTCGGATGAGGTCCCGAACAAGGTCACGTTCGCGTTCATGGGAGAGAGATAGACGTAGATCAAGAAGCAGGGAACATATTCGTCGTGATCGAGAACGCGACAGGAGTCGGCCATGGAGAAACGAATCGCCACCAAATACACGACGACATGACAGGAG acgAAGCAGAAGTCGTAGCACATCACCAATACGCCCAAGAATACGAGATGGTCCTGATAATCGTGATCATAGAGCGCGATTTAGAAATCGATCTCCGACACCACTCCGATCTAGATCCCGATCAAGATCATTAGATCGCAAAAAGATAGATCGCTCTGAAAGGATGGAAGTGGATAGAACAGAAAGAATTGACGGGAGTCCTGGTGGAGGTACTCCAACACAGGATAGCAATCATGGTGACGTAGACATGAGGTTGTCGACTACTAGTCAATCAATTCAAAGCGTCGTTGCCGTCGCTTCTAGTGTTCCAAATAACCAACCAGGTTTTCAAGCCAAGAGGAGGTGCAGGGATTTTGATG AAAAAGGTTACTGTATGAGAGGTGATCTCTGTCCCTATGATCATGGTACAGATCCTGTTGTATTAGAAGATGTAGCTCTAAGTCGTGTTCTGACCTTTGGCCCACATAGTGCTCAAGCACCAGGAACAGTACCTGTAACAGCAGTACCAGAACCACCTCCAGGACCTAATGGAAATGCTCCACCACAACACCTCCCTCTTGCAAGTTTACCTCCTCCACATTTAAGGAATCAACATCATTCTGATATGg ATGCTTTTGCGGAATACAATCCAGATGCACCAAGTATGGAGCCGCGAATGCCATGGGGTAGACATCCTCAACCTGGACCTGGAATTTATGGGAGGGGTCGACGGGAACTGATCAGTGTGCCAGTAATTCCACATACAAACTCGTCTGAGATACCACATACTCAAACAAATCCGTTAAAACGTAAACAAGCATTCGATTTTAATCGTCTTGGACCAAAACAACGAGTGGTACATAATCCAGCTAATTGTTCTctggaattaaaaaaagttcCACGTAGCCTGAACAACATAACCCAGTtgaataatcatttttcaaaatttggtaaaattgtaaatatccAAGTTAATTTCGGCGGAGATCCTGAGGGAGCGTTGGTTACCTTCCAGCTACCAGCTGAAGCAAAGGCTGCATACAGAAGTACGGAGGCTGTGTTGAATAATAGATTTATCAAAGTTTTTTGGCATAACAATGTTAACAACAATGCAGCTGGTGGTGCTATTGAGAACGTACCACCAG GATGCCGTCCCTCTGTCAAAGAACGATTAGGTGCTGCTGTAACTGCGCCAGCAAAAActgaagaaaatgaatatattccCACTCGTCGTTCAACCGAAGAACAAGTCTCACAGACTTTGGTTCCAACATCGCCAAAAACCACCACTGTTCCTACGCGAGAAGACAAAGTTCTTGCAATAAAAAAGACACAAGAAATATTAGCCGCTAAGGAAAcgttaaagaaaaaacagGAAGAGAAACGTAAAGAGGCATTAAAATTAACTGCTGATTTGcgtaaaagaaaacaagaactATTAGATAAgcatttaatagaaattcgaGCTTTGATTGACAAAGCTGAAAAGAATCCAGAACAAAAAGATGCAATTATGGCAACAATCAAAACGATGCAACAATCTATTGATAATTTACGTAAAGATTTGGCTGCAAACGGCCAAATAGGTGGTAACAAAACGCAAATCAAATCTAGAGAACAAACCCAAAAAGAGATCTTAGACGCAGAATTAGATTTAATGACTGCGCAACAGGAAGGACAAGATGCTGGAGAATTGCAAAAGAGATTAAATGAATTGCGAGCACAAGCTGCTGCATTAGGTTTAAATGCAGGGCCAACTGCTGGTCGAGGTACAAGATCTAGTAGAGTTATACGAGGTAGTCATGCAATATCATATAGGGGACGCGGCAGAGGAAGTTTTGCCCATGTTTCAGTAGATCATAGACCTACAAGTCTTCTAGTCTCTGGTTACGAAACCGAAGAAAAGGCTGAAGTTTTAGCACATTTTCAA CAATTTGGAGAGATAGTAAATCAAATAGTAGATGACGCAACGCCTTCGATtgtaatcaattttaaatcaaGAAAAGAAGCTGAGATAGCTTTAGTAAAAGGACGCACATTTCAGGATAGATTATTGTCTATAACTTGGGTCTCTGGACATCACCTACATCGTGGCGGTGGTGGTACAAATGCAAATGCGTCTGTACAACTTTCTTCGCGTTCTGAACAAGCACCACCACCCACCGATGAAGATATTGACTTAGAA GGTAACGCTGAGGCATTACTTctcgaagaaaacgaagaagaagaagacgaagatgGTGAGTCGCGAAGCTGGCGGCGATAG